The following proteins come from a genomic window of Lycium ferocissimum isolate CSIRO_LF1 chromosome 4, AGI_CSIRO_Lferr_CH_V1, whole genome shotgun sequence:
- the LOC132053404 gene encoding transcription factor MYB102-like, translating into MGRTPCCDKNGLKKGPWTPEEDQKLIHYIQVHGPGNWRNLPKNAGLQRCGKSCRLRWTNYLRPDIRRGRFSFEEEETIIQLHSVLGNKWSAIAARLPGRTDNEIKNYWNTHIRKRLLRMGIDPVTHSPRLDFLDLSSILNSTQLNLSSLLGLQALVNPEIFKLANSLLLSQNENQELLLQNQNSEGPALLLQKLQQNQLLHNQSSIFQHNNQLHNQVPEIPNCTPQNVSCSSSQSMQGNMGPYLMNGQIFQENAMLPLQNYSYSASDASENSTIQSLNNNNNQNSQNFSFDTPLSGTEEEKESYCSNFMKFEIPESLDFDDLL; encoded by the exons atgGGAAGAACACCATGTTGTGATAAAAATGGACTGAAGAAAGGTCCATGGACCCCAGAGGAAGATCAAAAACTCATTCACTATATTCAAGTTCATGGCCCTGGAAATTGGAGAAACCTCCCCAAGAATGCTG GACTTCAAAGGTGTGGCAAGAGTTGTCGTCTTCGGTGGACGAATTATTTGAGGCCTGATATTAGGAGAGGAAGATTCTCTTTTGAAGAAGAGGAAACAATTATCCAACTTCATAGTGTTCTTGGCAACAA GTGGTCTGCAATAGCGGCTCGATTGCCAGGAAGAACTGACAACGAAATCAAGAATTATTGGAACACACATATAAGAAAAAGGCTTTTGAGGATGGGCATTGATCCAGTGACACATAGCCCTCGTCTTGATTTCTTAGACTTATCATCAATTCTCAACTCAACTCAACTTAATCTTTCAAGTTTGTTGGGACTACAAGCACTTGTAAACCCTGAAATATTCAAACTTGCTAATTCCCTTTTACTATCTcaaaatgaaaatcaagaactgtTATTACAAAATCAAAACTCTGAAGGGCCTGCACTCTTGCTTCAAAAACTTCAACAAAATCAATTATTGCATAACCAATCCTCTATTTTCCAACATAATAATCAACTGCACAACCAAGTTCCAGAAATACCAAATTGCACCCCACAAAATGTTTCATGTTCATCTTCCCAATCCATGCAAGGTAACATGGGACCTTATTTGATGAATGGCCAAATATTCCAAGAAAATGCGATGCTACCTCTTCAAAACTATAGTTACTCTGCGTCCGATGCATCTGAGAACTCAACGATTCAGTCCttaaacaataacaacaatcagaATAGTCAGAATTTCAGCTTTGATACGCCTTTGTCAGGCAcggaagaagagaaagagagttaTTGCAGTAACTTCATGAAGTTTGAAATTCCAGAGA